A region of Dermabacter vaginalis DNA encodes the following proteins:
- a CDS encoding glycosyltransferase, translating to MNDTLNLPEGHRELHRLVMPLGASPETMPLYVESQAHVTPIEVAGGSPGGFAETLASVSSPANAEASADAYSRTGLTIPAGRMRSFGTYFNAFPASYWRRWTPVREVTLTVVTSGEGTIVVHRSNAKGRSQRVASRAVSGEEASTFVLPLTAFGDGGWYWFDAYAGAEDLEVGGAAYSASESLARGRGSFSIAMTTMNKVSYCFENIRTIADSPRLLELLDTMFIVDQGSDRLRDHADELAELEAAMGGKLRVIEQGNIGGSGGFSRGMYEASVAHESTYVVNCDDDIVIEPVSLERLVTFADFATKPTIVGAHMFDLNNRTSLHTFGEIVDRWRIQPALPHQEMSLSYDLASHPLRATPWLHRRVDVDYNGWWMCLIPTEVVREIGLSLPVFIKWDDAEYGLRAKNAGYSTVSLPGAGVWHVAWGDKDDLVGWQAFFHERNRLITALLHSPYERGGRLVKESHFMDIKHVISMQYYTQTGRLMAQRDVLAGPEHLHETIGTTLPEIRALAAQFDDAVQKKDVDDYPDVRTNKPPRKGRGFSQPRRLLMPAWTIKQLAKQALSKPSELSREHPQEAIAHQDARWWRLSHYDSALVSNAEGTQLAWYKRDPKQVRELLAEAVRTHAELFAKWNTLREQYRAAAHELTSFESWERTFAANPASEREGKNA from the coding sequence ATGAACGACACGTTGAACCTGCCCGAAGGGCACCGCGAACTCCACCGGCTCGTCATGCCGCTCGGCGCGAGCCCCGAAACGATGCCGCTGTACGTTGAGTCGCAGGCTCACGTCACCCCGATCGAAGTGGCAGGGGGATCGCCGGGCGGATTTGCGGAAACTCTCGCGAGCGTGTCGTCGCCAGCGAACGCTGAAGCGAGTGCTGATGCCTATTCCCGGACGGGGCTGACGATCCCGGCGGGGCGCATGCGCTCGTTTGGTACCTATTTCAACGCGTTCCCGGCTTCGTACTGGCGTCGATGGACCCCCGTACGTGAGGTGACACTTACGGTCGTGACCAGCGGCGAAGGGACGATTGTTGTGCACCGCTCCAACGCGAAGGGGCGCTCGCAGCGCGTGGCCTCGAGGGCCGTTTCGGGTGAGGAAGCATCGACCTTCGTCCTTCCGCTCACGGCGTTCGGCGACGGCGGCTGGTACTGGTTCGACGCCTATGCGGGTGCGGAAGATCTTGAGGTAGGCGGCGCTGCGTACTCGGCCTCCGAAAGCCTCGCGCGCGGGCGCGGTTCGTTCTCGATCGCGATGACGACCATGAACAAGGTCAGTTACTGTTTCGAGAACATCCGCACGATCGCGGATTCACCGCGTTTGCTTGAACTTCTCGACACGATGTTCATCGTCGATCAGGGAAGCGACCGCCTTCGCGATCACGCCGATGAACTCGCCGAGCTCGAGGCGGCCATGGGTGGCAAACTCCGGGTCATTGAGCAAGGGAATATCGGCGGTTCAGGTGGTTTCTCGCGCGGGATGTACGAAGCCAGCGTCGCGCACGAATCGACCTACGTCGTCAATTGCGATGACGATATTGTGATCGAGCCCGTCTCGCTCGAGCGTCTCGTGACCTTCGCCGACTTCGCGACAAAGCCCACGATCGTGGGTGCGCACATGTTTGATCTCAACAATCGCACGTCCCTCCACACGTTCGGAGAGATCGTCGATCGGTGGCGCATCCAGCCGGCGCTTCCGCATCAGGAGATGTCCCTCAGCTACGACCTTGCGTCGCATCCGCTGAGGGCGACGCCCTGGCTGCACCGTCGAGTCGATGTCGACTACAACGGTTGGTGGATGTGCCTCATCCCCACCGAGGTCGTGCGCGAGATCGGCCTGTCTCTTCCGGTATTCATCAAATGGGACGACGCCGAATACGGCCTGCGGGCGAAGAACGCCGGATACTCGACCGTGTCCCTTCCCGGCGCTGGAGTATGGCACGTGGCGTGGGGGGATAAGGACGACCTTGTGGGATGGCAGGCGTTCTTCCACGAGCGCAACAGGCTCATCACGGCGCTTTTGCATTCGCCCTATGAGCGCGGCGGCAGGCTCGTGAAGGAATCGCACTTCATGGACATCAAGCATGTGATTTCCATGCAGTACTACACCCAGACGGGCCGCCTCATGGCTCAGCGTGATGTTCTTGCAGGTCCTGAGCATCTTCACGAGACGATCGGAACGACGCTTCCGGAGATTCGGGCACTGGCCGCTCAGTTCGACGACGCCGTGCAGAAGAAAGACGTCGACGACTACCCTGACGTGCGCACGAACAAGCCGCCACGCAAAGGTCGGGGCTTTAGCCAGCCTCGACGACTCCTCATGCCGGCGTGGACGATCAAGCAGCTTGCGAAGCAGGCCTTGTCGAAGCCGAGCGAACTTTCGCGCGAGCACCCGCAGGAAGCGATTGCGCACCAGGATGCGCGCTGGTGGCGTCTTTCGCATTACGACAGTGCGCTCGTGTCGAACGCCGAGGGTACTCAGCTCGCCTGGTACAAGCGAGACCCGAAGCAGGTACGCGAACTTCTCGCGGAAGCTGTGCGCACGCACGCTGAGCTCTTTGCGAAGTGGAATACGCTGCGCGAGCAGTACCGTGCAGCGGCGCATGAACTCACGTCGTTTGAGTCGTGGGAGCGTACTTTCGCGGCAAATCCCGCATCGGAACGCGAGGGCAAAA
- the glf gene encoding UDP-galactopyranose mutase, translating into MSTPDLLIVGSGLFGLTLADRAAREHGAKVTVIDNRPHIGGNAYSEIDPETGIEVHKYGAHLFHTSNTRVWEYVNEFTSFTNYVHRVYTTHKGIVYPMPINLGTINQFFNAAMTPDEARALIAEQAGEFAGQDPENLNDKGISLIGRPLYEAFIKHYTGKQWQTDPKDLPASIIKRLPVRYTYDNRYFNDTYEGLPTNGYTAWLENMADHPNIEVKLGVDYFDESQPFNKKDVRGQLPVVYTGPVDRYFDYELGDLKWRTIDLESETLETGDFQGTSVMNYADESVPFTRIIEPRHFHPERDYAKDKTIIMREYSRFASREDEPYYPVNSADDRSTLLEYRERAEAEPSTLFGGRLGTYQYLDMHMAIGAALSMADNKLEDLLRR; encoded by the coding sequence ATGAGTACGCCCGACCTCCTCATTGTCGGCTCCGGCCTTTTCGGCCTCACGCTCGCGGATCGTGCCGCGCGCGAACACGGTGCGAAGGTGACCGTGATCGACAATCGCCCGCACATCGGTGGGAATGCCTACAGCGAGATCGATCCCGAGACGGGGATCGAGGTGCACAAGTACGGCGCCCACCTCTTCCATACATCCAACACGCGCGTGTGGGAGTACGTGAACGAGTTCACGTCGTTCACCAACTATGTGCACCGCGTGTACACGACCCACAAAGGCATCGTGTACCCCATGCCGATCAACCTCGGCACCATCAACCAGTTCTTCAACGCGGCCATGACTCCCGACGAAGCGCGCGCGCTCATTGCGGAACAAGCCGGCGAGTTCGCGGGGCAGGACCCTGAAAACCTCAACGACAAGGGAATCTCACTCATCGGGCGCCCCCTCTACGAGGCCTTTATCAAGCACTACACGGGCAAGCAATGGCAAACGGATCCCAAAGATCTGCCCGCCTCGATCATCAAGCGCCTGCCCGTGCGCTACACCTACGACAACCGCTACTTCAACGACACGTACGAGGGCTTGCCCACCAACGGGTACACGGCCTGGCTCGAAAATATGGCGGACCACCCGAACATCGAGGTTAAGCTCGGCGTGGACTACTTCGACGAGTCGCAGCCGTTCAATAAAAAGGACGTGCGCGGTCAGCTTCCCGTTGTGTATACGGGCCCCGTCGATCGCTACTTCGACTACGAACTCGGTGACCTCAAGTGGCGCACGATCGATCTCGAGTCCGAAACCCTCGAGACCGGCGATTTCCAGGGAACGTCGGTGATGAACTACGCCGATGAGTCCGTTCCCTTTACGCGCATCATCGAGCCGCGCCACTTCCACCCCGAGCGTGACTACGCGAAAGACAAGACGATTATCATGCGCGAGTACTCGCGCTTCGCGAGCCGCGAGGATGAACCGTACTACCCGGTGAATTCCGCGGATGATCGCTCGACCCTCCTCGAATACCGCGAGCGGGCCGAGGCTGAGCCCTCGACCCTTTTCGGCGGTCGTCTCGGCACCTACCAGTACCTCGACATGCACATGGCGATCGGTGCCGCGCTCTCGATGGCCGACAACAAACTTGAGGACCTTTTGCGCCGCTAG